DNA from Ensifer canadensis:
TTCAGGCAGCGCTTGCGCTCGATTTCATCCCGCTCTGGGAGCCGGCCCCGTGGCAGGCGTGGACGACATTCGTCCTCGCGCCACTCGGGCTCTTCCTCGTTCTCGCCGGCCTGTTCAGTGAGAACCCGTTGTCGATCTCCATTTACCAGAGCAACGCCCGGAAGGGAGCGATCGTCAGCGTCACACGTCACCCGGTGCTTTGTGGCTTCCTTCTGTGGGCTCTTGGCCATGTCGTCGCCAATGGCGATCTGCGCTCCCTAGTGCTCTTCGGCGGCTTCGCGCTGTTTGCGCTCGGCGGTTTCCTCATGGTGGAAAAGCGTGTGCGGCGCCGCCTGGCGGACAATTGGTCGATTGCCCAGCAAGGCACCTCGATTTGGCCCTTTGTCGCGATATTGAAAGGTCAGGCGTGCCTGCGCCTCGATCCGGTGATGATCCTGTCAGCCTTCGCGACCGCGGCGATCACGTTCTGGCTGCTCGCCGGTGGCCACTACGTTATGTTCGGGGCAGATCCGCTGTTGCAGGCGTTGCCTTTCGACTGAACCTCCCCCTGCCAGGCGGTCGCAAGCGGGCCGATCGGCAGCGCGAGGAGATCGATCGCCCTTGCGGCGAGATGATCGATGATTGC
Protein-coding regions in this window:
- a CDS encoding NnrU family protein, translating into MYNFLAAFAVFLALHMVPALPTLRQRLITLLGRRTYFTVYSLLSIVALIWVFQAALALDFIPLWEPAPWQAWTTFVLAPLGLFLVLAGLFSENPLSISIYQSNARKGAIVSVTRHPVLCGFLLWALGHVVANGDLRSLVLFGGFALFALGGFLMVEKRVRRRLADNWSIAQQGTSIWPFVAILKGQACLRLDPVMILSAFATAAITFWLLAGGHYVMFGADPLLQALPFD